The following coding sequences lie in one Alphaproteobacteria bacterium genomic window:
- a CDS encoding RidA family protein, whose translation MPTALERLSALGITLPTPANPVAAYVATQRAGDLLFVSGQLPRKDGVLLHEGLVGRDVTLEEAQACAKLCGLHILSQVEAAVGLAKVKQCVKLTGFVASMPDFTQQPVVINGCSQLLIDVLGEQGRHSRSAVGVAALPINAPVEVEAIFLVS comes from the coding sequence ATGCCCACAGCTTTAGAACGACTTTCCGCGCTCGGCATCACCCTGCCAACACCTGCAAACCCCGTTGCCGCCTATGTTGCAACGCAGCGAGCCGGAGATTTGCTTTTCGTGTCAGGGCAGTTACCCCGCAAGGACGGCGTTTTGCTCCATGAAGGGCTTGTGGGCCGCGACGTAACCCTTGAAGAAGCGCAGGCCTGCGCCAAGCTTTGCGGCCTTCATATTCTGTCACAAGTCGAAGCGGCTGTGGGATTAGCCAAGGTTAAACAATGCGTGAAGCTGACCGGTTTTGTGGCATCCATGCCTGATTTCACCCAGCAGCCTGTGGTTATCAATGGCTGTTCGCAATTGCTGATTGATGTGCTTGGCGAACAGGGCAGACATAGCCGCAGCGCGGTTGGCGTTGCTGCGCTGCCCATCAATGCACCCGTAGAGGTTGAGGCAATCTTTTTGGTTAGCTGA